From a single Ascaphus truei isolate aAscTru1 chromosome 2, aAscTru1.hap1, whole genome shotgun sequence genomic region:
- the PAK1IP1 gene encoding p21-activated protein kinase-interacting protein 1, translating to MDRGIELVVGCYEQILFGYNVQRDGNKKCVATPNFTHHAHTASLSVVSVNNRFVATGSKDETIQIYDMKKKVEHGALLHHNGSITCLEFHGNTHLLSGAEDGLICVWNTKKWECQKSFRAHKGQVTSVSVHPSGKLALSVGTDKTLRTWNLIEGRSAFIKNIKQNAHIVQWSPTGETYLVAIHNRLDVYKLETASIIATINNPKRISAVRFITETILAVAGDEEVIRLYNTDSQKCLCEFKGHENRVKNLHNFELEGSHIIVSSSSDGYVKMWELDMEMLQTAPLLMCEVSTSARLTCLSVWLPELIKSKEQTNTDAPAATVPVKDTEASNKKMNTQRNKTKKTDEASETETPVVHKRRKLGNKQNKKNKLQNKD from the exons ATGGACCGTGGCATTGAGTTAGTGGTGGGCTGCTATGAGCAGATACTCTTTGGGTATAATGTGCAGCGGGATGGGAATAAG AAATGTGTGGCCACTCCAAATTTCACGCATCATGCCCACACTGCTTCTTTATCGGTGGTTTCCGTGAATAATCGATTTGTAGCCACTGGAAGCAAAGATGAAACGATTCAGATTTATGACATGAAGAAGAAGGTGGAACATGGAGCGTTGCTGCATCACAATG GTTCCATCACATGTCTGGAGTTTCATGGTAACACACACCTGCTGAGTGGGGCTGAAGACGGCTTGATTTGCGTATGGAATACAAAGAAGTGGGAATGCCAGAAATCCTTCAGAGCGCACAA GGGGCAGGTCACCTCTGTTTCAGTTCATCCTTCTGGAAAGTTAGCATTGTCTGTGGGAACAGATAAAACCTTAAG AACTTGGAATCTTATTGAAGGTCGTTCTGCGTTTATTAAAAATATCAAGCAAA ATGCCCATATAGTCCAGTGGTCTCCCACTGGCGAGACATATCTAGTTGCAATACATAACAGACTGGATGTGTACAAACTTGAAACCGCATCGATCATTGCCACCATCAATAATCCAAAGAGGATATCTGCTGTCCGGTTTATTACA GAGACCATCCTAGCTGTGGCTGGAGATGAGGAAGTGATCCGCCTTTATAACACTGATTCACAAAAGTGCCTTTGTGAGTTCAAAGGTCATGAGAATAG AGTAAAAAATCTCCACAATTTTGAACTTGAAGGTTCTCACATCATCGTATCTTCTTCGAGCGATGGTTACGTTAAGATGTGGGAGCTTGACATGGAAATG CTGCAGACTGCCCCACTTTTGATGTGTGAAGTCAGCACGTCAGCCAGGCTCACATGCCTTTCAGTGTGGCTACCTGAACTCATAAAAAGTAAAGAACAAACCAACACAGATGCCCCAGCTGCAACGG TTCCAGTAAAAGACACGGAAGCctcaaataaaaaaatgaacacCCAGAGGAACAAAACAAAGAAGACTGACGAAGCAAGCGAAACAGAAACCCCAGTGGTACATAAGAGAAGGAAACTGGGAAATaaacaaaataagaaaaataagctCCAAAACAAAGACTGA